The Alphaproteobacteria bacterium US3C007 genomic interval TCTGTTACAGTGATTAGACGATGATTCTTGAAGTCTAAATGCAAACGAGTTTGATCTCCTAAGTGCTCAATACGCTTGACCGTGGCGTCTTCACCTTCACCTTGAAAAATATGTTCTGGCCTCAACCCAATCAGTTCTGCATTAGTGGGCTTGCCAGCAAATAAATCAGCAGGAAGGATATTTATGCGGGGCAAACCAAGGCGCCCAGCCGAATAAACATTGACGGGATCTTCATATATCTCGCGTGGGCTGCCAAACTGGATTAATTTACCTTTGTCCAAAACACCTACATGGGTTGCCATCGTCATCGCTTCGATCTGATCATGTGTGACATAAAGCAAAGTAGCCCCAGATGTTGCCTGAATTCTTTTCAGCTCAATGCGAAGATCTGCCCGTAATTTAGCGTCAAGAGAACTAAGAGGTTCATCCATCAGATATACTGATGGATTGCGTACCAAGGCCCTTCCTATTGAAACGCGTTGCATCTCACCACCCGAAAGAGCCGTGGCTTTATTGTCAAGTTTGTGGCTTATCTGAAGAACCTCAGCCACCTCTCCGACCTTAAGGTTAATCGTTGCCTGAGGCGTCTTTAATGCCGGCGATTTTAATGGAAATTCCAAATTTTCCCGAACTGTCAAATGCGGGTAGAGCGAATATTGCTGGAACACCATTGCAACATCTCTTTGGGCCGGCGTCAGCGTGGACATATCGCGACCGCCAATGAAGACTTGCCCTTGATCTGGCTTATCCAAGCCAGACACCATACGCAGGGTTGTGGTTTTTCCCGCACCCGTAGGGCCTAACAGCACGACAAAAGATCCGTCGGGAACGGTCATCGTCAAGTCATCAAGCGCTACGTCTTCTCCAAAAGATTTGGAAACCTTTTTTAAAGCGACCTCAGCCATTAAGAAGCACTCCGTTATTCGCCTCGCTTTTAAGAGCCTGGCCATTGCGGGCGTTGAATATTGTTACCGTACGTGGGTCAAAGGAAAGGCCGGTCTTGTCGCCAATTAAGACCTTGTTCGAGGAAGAGGAGCGCACCTTAACAATCCCAGTCATAGTATTCAGCGTGATAATTTGGGTTGTTCCTAGATATTCAACTGCTGATATTTCGCCTCGGAAATGAGCATTATCATCCAAACGAATATGTTCCGGGCGCACGCCAAAGGTCAGATCACCGCTTTGCCCCTCCAACAAGCGCGGGATTTCAAAGGTAGCGTTACCAAAGCTTACATTTGTTGCGCCTTTTCCCGCAGTGCCCTGAAAATCAAGAAAATTCATTGGCGGCGATCCGATAAACTCTGCAACAAACTTAGTTGCAGGCCAATCATAGATACTTTGTGGAACGCCAAATTGTTCGACAACGCCATGGTTCATCACAACAATCTTGTCCCCCATTTGCATAGCCTCAAGCTGGTCATGGGTCACGTAAACAGTGGTTGCGTTCATCCGGTCATGCAATGCACGTAACTCTTCAGACATATGTTCGCGAAACTCTGCATCCAAAGCCCCTAAAGGTTCATCCATAAAGAACGCCTTTGGGTCTCGAACGATGGCTCGCCCCAAAGCCACACGCTGCCTGTCCCCACCAGAAAGCCCACCAACGGGTCGATCCAATATTTCGGTAATACCCAAGATTTCAGCGATTTCCCCAACTTTTTGTTTGATGGCAGCCCGTGGCATTCCCTGACTTTTAAGCGGGTAACTGATATTCTTGCCGACATTCATATGTGGGTAAAGCGCGAACATCTGAAAGACGAATGCAATATCCCGCTGGCTTGCAGGCTTCATACCAACCTCTTCGCCGTCGATGTAAATCTCACCCTTGGTGGGCAGTTCGAGTCCGGCCATCATGCGCAAGGTTGTCGTTTTACCACAACCAGATGGACCAAGCAGCATAAAGAATTCTCCATCCTCAACAGTAAAAGAAGAAGATTGGACCGCGGTGAAATCCCCGAAATCTTTGCGCACATTTTCAATTCTAATCTGGGCCATAGGCTTATTCCGGAAAATGGCTGACGATGATAAACATCACAGTGCCAACCAAAGTTACGATGAATGAATAGGTGTAAACGATAAGTAAAAAGGGTTGCATAAGCATGATAACGCCCACCGCGATTAAGATGGAGGCGACCATCTCCCATGAACCACGTTTTAGATGCAACAGGCCGGTGAAGAAGGATCTCATTTGCGGACGGCTCCAAAAGTTATGCCCCGTAAGAGATGTTTGCGCAGCAGCACAGTGAAAACCATCACGGGAACCAGAAAAATTGTCGCTCCTGCGGCTACGGCAGGCCAATCCTTGCCATTTACACCAATAATATTTGGAATGAATGGCGGGGCTGTTTGCGCGGTACCGGATGTCAGCAATACGGCAAAGGCATATTCATTCCAGGCGAATATCAAGCAAAAGATAGCGGTTGATGCGATCCCTGTGGCAGCTTGAGGCAGCACCACTTTATAGAAGGCCTGAAAGCGCGTATATCCATCAATCAAAGCTGCCTCTTCGTATTCTATTGGAATTTCGTCAATAAAACCTTTCAGCAACCAAACAGAAAGCGACAGATTTACCGCTGTGTAGAGAAGGATCATACCCAGATGGGTATCATTAAGGCCAAGATTTCGAAACATAAGGAAAATTGGAATAGCCACGGCAATTGGAGGCATCATGCGTGTGGAGAGGATGAAGAACAAAAGATCATCCTTTAATGGGACTTTGAACCGGCTAAAGGCGTAGGCTGCCATCGTTCCAAGCACCATACAAAGTGCGGTTGAGCCAAACCCGATGATAATCGAATTTAAAAAACGTTCGCCATAGCGAGAGGGTCCGCTAATTACTGTGCCGCGCTCACGCGCAATTATGTCATACCAAGTTTTTGGTGGACCTGCCTCTTGGATCATTTTCTCAGTGGCGCGGGTTCGGTCTGTAAACAGGTTTACATAGCCCTCTAGCGTGGGCTCAAACACTACGACTGGTGGATAGGCTATGGAGTCTGCAGGGGATTTAAAGCCTGTGGCAATGATCCACAAAAGCGGCATTATGGTAAGGATCGCATAGGCAACAACTAAAATTCCAGCAAACCATTTAGTATTTTTTGTGGGGTCAGTTACAGAGAAACTCATCTTTCCTTAACCTTATTGAGAGCCTTCACATAAATTGACGCCAGTCCAAACACCGTCACAAAAAGGATCACAGCATAGGCGGAAGAATAGCCGGTTCGCCATTTTTCAAAAGCTTCACGCTTGAGGTCGATTGACGTCAGCGTGGTTGTATTTCCTGGCCCACCGCCCGTAAGCTGAACAACTAGGTCGAACATCTTGAAGTTTTCAATGCCTCGAAATAGAACCGCCAACATTAAAAATGGCAATACCATTGGTATTGTAATAGTCCAGAATTGTCGCCACTTGCTCGCACGGTCACATTCTGCTGCCTCGTAAATACTATCAGGAATAGAGCGCAAACCCGCCAAACAAATCAGCATCACAAAGGGTGTCCACATCCAAGTGTCAGCAATTACAATTGCCCAAGGCGCTAGGTGAACATCACCGATCATCGAAAAGTCCGCAGGGTTTCCCCGAGTGAAAAAAGTAACCACGTAATTGAACAGCCCAATCTGGGGCTGGTACAGAAAAGTCCAAAAGTTTCCAACCACGGCAGGTGACAGCATCATCGGGAAAACAATGATCGTCGTCCATAAATCATTGCCTTTAAATTTCTTATTGATGAGGTATGCCAGGGCAAATCCTATCAGCACTTGAATAATAATCGTCCATATCAGAAAATGTGCAGTTGCCTGCATCGTATTCCAGATATCAGAATCCGATAGAATACGCTCATAATTGCGCAATCCAATCCACTCTACATCCCGGTTAGGGCGATTAACGCGATAGTTAGTGAAGCTCAGCCTAATCGTCCAAATGAGTGGAAAGATATTAACGGCAAGCAACAAGAAGATTGTGGGTGCAACAAAAATCCAAGCGATAGTGCGGTCAGATAAGCCTTTGATCTTATGAACGATCCCAGAAGGCGTCTTTTTGGCAACGATATCGATGGGGCCTGTAGCCATTTGTTCATACCTTTCACGCAAGCTAAATAGCTAAGCATGCAAATCAATAAAGTGAAGAAATTATCATCTCACTTGACGTTCAGTCAATCGGGAGTGTCAGGCCAGGATCCCTGGCCTGACAAAAGTTTCTAAAGCTTTCCTTCGTCTTCGAAAACTTCGATCCAATCGCTTACAAGCCCGTCAAGAGCTTCTTGAGCTGTACCTTCTCCGGCAACGACATAGTTGTGCACTCGTTCCTGCATCGGCAACAGAAGATCTGCATATGCAGGCTCTGCCCAGAAGTCTTTCACGATTGCCATACTATCCAGAAACGTTTGTGCATAGGGTTGGCTGGTCGCAAAACCCGGGTCTTCAACCACGGCCTTCAGCGCCGAGTAACCGCCAAGCTCCCACCATTTGGCTTGCACGTCTGGTTTGGAAAACCACTGAATATACTCCAAAGCGGCATCTTGTTTCTCAGAATATGCAACTACTGAAATTCCTTGCCCCCCTAGCTGAGCGAATTGGCCAGCAGGCCCTGCGGGGTTTGGGAAATAACCAGAACGACCGCTGCCTACATTATCATCTGCTTCGACCCCGGGCCAAATAAACGCAAAATTCATCTGCATTGCGACCTGACCAGAACGATAGGCATCAATGTTTTCACCCATATACCAGTTTGAAGACCCTGGAGGCGTTGCATTGTCATAAAGCTCTTTGTAAAATTCAAGACCGGCAACTGCGCCGGCAGAGTTTACAAAGCCATCAATATCATAGGGTTTAGCTGGGTTTTCATACTCAAAGCCATAATTATACAAGGCATTGGTCACCCCCATCGTAATACCTTCAGATCCACGTTCAGTGTAGATCGCAGCACCGTAGACGGTCGTTCCGTCAATATCACGACCCTGAAAAAATTCAGCGATATCTTTTAACTCTTCAAGAGATGAGGGCACCCCTAAATCGCGTCCATGTTTTCCTTTAAATTCAGCCTGTAATTCGGGGCGGTCGAACCAATCCTTGCGGTAGGTCCAACCCACGACATCGCCAAACGCGGGCAATGCGTAGTAATTCGGTGTATTCTTTGGCCACTCTGCATAGCCTGTCACGGTTGCGGGTATGAAATCATCCATCGTAATATTATTGGCGTCAAAAAAATCGTTCAACTTCACGTAGTGACCATTTTCAGCGCCGCCACCAATCCATTGGCTATCGCCAATCATTAGATCGCAAAGCTGTCCGCCTGAGTTCAGTTCATTTAACATACGGTCAGCAAAGCTGGTCCATGGAACAAATTCAAAGCTCATGTTGTGCCCAGATTGCTGCTCAAAGTCTTTACTAAGCTCTATCAGCGCATTGGCGGGATCCCATGCGGCCCAACAAAGCGTGAGGTCTTCAGCTGTGGCGATAGATGGAAGCCCCGCGGTGGCAATTGCACCGGCTGCAGCGGTCATCATTAATTTAGTTTTCATTGTTCTCTCCTCCCAAACAAGCAAGGATCCAAGCCCTCGTGCCGCGACCCTCTGGGGTTAAGAAGTAATGAGGCACGTGTCTCAACGCAAGCTTTTTTTGAGACACGTGCCTCACAATTTGCTAATACACATGAAACAACCGAAGTAACCAATTACCTAAAAAATGCTAAAATATTGAAAAAATGGATAAATTGAGATTAGTGCCGCTGCAAGAATCAATAGAACGGCCCACAACAAAAGACCTTGCAAAAGCCGCCGGCGTAAGTCGTGCGACAGTCGATCGCGTATTAAATAGCCGTGAAGGAGTCGCAAAGCGAACCGTAGAACGCGTGAACCACGCAATCGAAAAATTGGGATTCGTTCGCAACCTTCAAGCTGCAAATCTTGCTAAATCGCAAAGCTATCGGTTTATCTTTGCGCTGCCCAAATCAGGGGATCAATTTCTTCAGGAAATATTAAGACAGATTGAGGAGTCACGAAATATTTTCGCTGCAGACCGCGTTTGGTGTGAAGTAGAACGTATCGACGAGAATGATCCCCATAGCATCGCCTCATTTTTACGATCGCTCGACCAAAATCAGATCGATGGTTTGGCGATCATGGCTCCAGAGACCCCGCAAGTACGTGATGCCATTATCCGCGCTCAAGAACGGGGTATTGCAGCTTTGCCTTTCATATCCAACCAGCCATTTCTTAACAAGGAGTCAGTTGGCGTCGACAACTGTGCAGCAGGCGCAACGGCCGGATTATTGCTTGGTCAATGCGTTGGGGGCCGCATCGGATCTGTTATGGTCATTTCTGAAAGCATGTCATCAAGAGATAGCTTGGAGCGCCGCCGTGGTTTTGATCAAGAGCTGATACGAAACTTTAAAAATTTACGTGTACTTCCTTCGCTTGAAACCTACGGCAATGAAGAACGTGCGGAACGCATTATAAAACTAAGCCTCAAAGCAAATCCTGACATGGTTGCGATTTATGTCATGTCCTCTGAGGCGCGAATTCCGCTTGAGGTTCTAAAGGCACTTAAACCCCCAGCTCATACAATAAAAATCGCGCATGAGCGAACTCCGTTTACCCAAAAAGCGCTTCGTGACGGTGCGCTGAATGGAGTTGTTGCGCAAGATACAGGACATTTGGTACGCAGCGCCATTCGCCGCCTTAAAGGTGTTATCGACAAACACCATTTGTTCGGGGCGCAAGAGAGAATTCGTATTGAAATACTACTGCGAACAAATCTTTAATTGGCTTCTCCTGAAAACCTAACGATAGGACACGTTTGTTGCACAAACCTATGAAGCCTCTACTGGAGCAAAATATAAAAAACGTGATGGATCTGAAATAAAAATAAGTTAGGATCGTTTCGGACAGAAAACAGGCCAAATCACTATATGCACCTTCTGCGCTAAGCGTGACAGTTTCGACCACCATCAGCTGGATCATGAGTTAGGGCCTTTGGCAACGCCGCCATGCTAGGCAAGCCAACAGTACGGCTGGTTCCATCTGATAAGTA includes:
- a CDS encoding ABC transporter ATP-binding protein, translating into MAEVALKKVSKSFGEDVALDDLTMTVPDGSFVVLLGPTGAGKTTTLRMVSGLDKPDQGQVFIGGRDMSTLTPAQRDVAMVFQQYSLYPHLTVRENLEFPLKSPALKTPQATINLKVGEVAEVLQISHKLDNKATALSGGEMQRVSIGRALVRNPSVYLMDEPLSSLDAKLRADLRIELKRIQATSGATLLYVTHDQIEAMTMATHVGVLDKGKLIQFGSPREIYEDPVNVYSAGRLGLPRINILPADLFAGKPTNAELIGLRPEHIFQGEGEDATVKRIEHLGDQTRLHLDFKNHRLITVTEAHTLLKSGDNIKIQPKQPYYFDAAGARIF
- a CDS encoding ABC transporter ATP-binding protein; the protein is MAQIRIENVRKDFGDFTAVQSSSFTVEDGEFFMLLGPSGCGKTTTLRMMAGLELPTKGEIYIDGEEVGMKPASQRDIAFVFQMFALYPHMNVGKNISYPLKSQGMPRAAIKQKVGEIAEILGITEILDRPVGGLSGGDRQRVALGRAIVRDPKAFFMDEPLGALDAEFREHMSEELRALHDRMNATTVYVTHDQLEAMQMGDKIVVMNHGVVEQFGVPQSIYDWPATKFVAEFIGSPPMNFLDFQGTAGKGATNVSFGNATFEIPRLLEGQSGDLTFGVRPEHIRLDDNAHFRGEISAVEYLGTTQIITLNTMTGIVKVRSSSSNKVLIGDKTGLSFDPRTVTIFNARNGQALKSEANNGVLLNG
- a CDS encoding carbohydrate ABC transporter permease; translation: MSFSVTDPTKNTKWFAGILVVAYAILTIMPLLWIIATGFKSPADSIAYPPVVVFEPTLEGYVNLFTDRTRATEKMIQEAGPPKTWYDIIARERGTVISGPSRYGERFLNSIIIGFGSTALCMVLGTMAAYAFSRFKVPLKDDLLFFILSTRMMPPIAVAIPIFLMFRNLGLNDTHLGMILLYTAVNLSLSVWLLKGFIDEIPIEYEEAALIDGYTRFQAFYKVVLPQAATGIASTAIFCLIFAWNEYAFAVLLTSGTAQTAPPFIPNIIGVNGKDWPAVAAGATIFLVPVMVFTVLLRKHLLRGITFGAVRK
- a CDS encoding sugar ABC transporter permease, producing the protein MATGPIDIVAKKTPSGIVHKIKGLSDRTIAWIFVAPTIFLLLAVNIFPLIWTIRLSFTNYRVNRPNRDVEWIGLRNYERILSDSDIWNTMQATAHFLIWTIIIQVLIGFALAYLINKKFKGNDLWTTIIVFPMMLSPAVVGNFWTFLYQPQIGLFNYVVTFFTRGNPADFSMIGDVHLAPWAIVIADTWMWTPFVMLICLAGLRSIPDSIYEAAECDRASKWRQFWTITIPMVLPFLMLAVLFRGIENFKMFDLVVQLTGGGPGNTTTLTSIDLKREAFEKWRTGYSSAYAVILFVTVFGLASIYVKALNKVKER
- a CDS encoding extracellular solute-binding protein — encoded protein: MKTKLMMTAAAGAIATAGLPSIATAEDLTLCWAAWDPANALIELSKDFEQQSGHNMSFEFVPWTSFADRMLNELNSGGQLCDLMIGDSQWIGGGAENGHYVKLNDFFDANNITMDDFIPATVTGYAEWPKNTPNYYALPAFGDVVGWTYRKDWFDRPELQAEFKGKHGRDLGVPSSLEELKDIAEFFQGRDIDGTTVYGAAIYTERGSEGITMGVTNALYNYGFEYENPAKPYDIDGFVNSAGAVAGLEFYKELYDNATPPGSSNWYMGENIDAYRSGQVAMQMNFAFIWPGVEADDNVGSGRSGYFPNPAGPAGQFAQLGGQGISVVAYSEKQDAALEYIQWFSKPDVQAKWWELGGYSALKAVVEDPGFATSQPYAQTFLDSMAIVKDFWAEPAYADLLLPMQERVHNYVVAGEGTAQEALDGLVSDWIEVFEDEGKL
- a CDS encoding LacI family DNA-binding transcriptional regulator yields the protein MDKLRLVPLQESIERPTTKDLAKAAGVSRATVDRVLNSREGVAKRTVERVNHAIEKLGFVRNLQAANLAKSQSYRFIFALPKSGDQFLQEILRQIEESRNIFAADRVWCEVERIDENDPHSIASFLRSLDQNQIDGLAIMAPETPQVRDAIIRAQERGIAALPFISNQPFLNKESVGVDNCAAGATAGLLLGQCVGGRIGSVMVISESMSSRDSLERRRGFDQELIRNFKNLRVLPSLETYGNEERAERIIKLSLKANPDMVAIYVMSSEARIPLEVLKALKPPAHTIKIAHERTPFTQKALRDGALNGVVAQDTGHLVRSAIRRLKGVIDKHHLFGAQERIRIEILLRTNL